The following are from one region of the Nicotiana tabacum cultivar K326 chromosome 3, ASM71507v2, whole genome shotgun sequence genome:
- the LOC107811259 gene encoding uncharacterized protein LOC107811259, giving the protein MTRFLSEGDRIHASIGKSVLHIFNKIINELGLFLMANFIVCQNKERFNTTKHRLMLTFTQRTTVAETIDPLFPMNIFELRPYHQLINKVDVNESELFDVIGEIVNFSEVQTQKQGEITRKYMDIELEDDERNKLSATFWGGIC; this is encoded by the exons ATGACTCGGTTCCTTTCCGAG GGCGATCGTATACATGCTTCTATTGGCAAGTCTGTTTTGcatattttcaacaaaataattaATGAGCTTGGATTATTTCTTATGGCGAACTTTATCGTCTGCCAAAACAAGGAGAGGTTCAACACCACAAAACATAGATTGATGCTGACGTTTACTCAACGGACAACAGTGGCTGAAACAATTGATCCACTTTTTCCAATGAATATCTTTGAGCTGCGACCATATCATCAATTGATAAATAAAGTTGATGTCAACGAGAGTGAATTATTTG ATGTTATCGGAGAAATTGTCAATTTTAGTGAGGTACAAACGCAAAAACAAGGTGAAATTACTAGGAAGTATATGGATATCGAACTAGAAGATGATGA GAGGAACAAGTTATCTGCTACATTCTGGGGAGGAATTTGTTGA
- the LOC107808779 gene encoding uncharacterized protein LOC107808779 isoform X1 has protein sequence MEEEKKLARNNRINIRKQKRPKVCSDKNGDGFGKEKKTQPLADITNRQHFPRLNYTPLESCAHASSSQSQAQYPNLPTQQHLQFGLSTSNVQTNFLLPDLNEIPLLPELDDVNIDGDVAEINDATEDEDDYEEAELPNDELKNRCLQKLENLLKGCGRTLYDFPTMPTPVFNEEKVDNTNRLICEELRYNRCSLSKEHEQLLVKLTSEQKLVYDRIIKSVNEDKGGFFFLYGHGGTGKTFIWRTLSSAIRCKGDIVLTVASSGIASLLLLGGRTSHSRFAIPLNATEDSTCNIKQGTPLSKLIVKTKLIIWDEAPMMHRYCFEALDRTLRDILRFKDASNLDRLFGGKTVVLGGDFRQILPVIPKGTRQDIVNVTLNSSYLWNHCQVLKLTKNIRLERNQVDSHLNDLRQFSDWILAIGDGMIGNSVDGIDKVHIPDDLIINNCDDPICRLWKVHIRIF, from the exons GAGATGgatttggaaaagaaaagaaaacacaaCCTTTAGCAGACATAACAAACCGTCAACATTTCCCACGATTAAATTATACACCTTTAGAGAGTTGTGCACATGCTTCATCGTCTCAATCTCAGGCACAATATCCAAATTTACCTACACAACAACATTTGCAATTTGGTTTGTCAACTTCAAATGTGCAGACAAATTTTCTTCTACCTGATTTAAATGAGATACCCCTACTGCCAG AACTTGACGATGTCAATATTGATGGGGATGTAGCAG AAATTAATGATGCAACTGAAGATGAAGACGACTATGAAG AGGCTGAGCTACCAAACGATGAACTAAAGAATCGTTGTCtacaaaaattggaaaatttgttGAAAGGTTGCGGAAGAACGTTATACGATTTTCCAACAATGCCAACACCGGTTTTCAATGAAGAAAAAGTTGACAACACCAATAGACTAATATGTGAAGAACTGCGTTATAATAGGTGCTCTTTGTCTAAAGAACATGAACAATTATTGGTTAAATTGACAAGTGAGCAAAAGTTAGTCTATGACAGAATTATCAAATCAGTTAATGAGGACAAAggtggatttttctttttatatggTCATGGAGGAACCGGGAAGACATTTATTTGGAGGACTTTGTCATCTGCCATCAGATGTAAGGGAGATATTGTGTTAACAGTTGCATCAAGCGGAATTGCGTCTCTTTTGTTACTAGGAGGACGAACATCTCATTCTAGATTTGCAATCCCACTCAATGCAACTGAAGATTCAACATGTAATATCAAACAAGGTACTCCTTTATCAAAATTGATTGTCAAAACAAAGTTAATTATTTGGGATGAAGCACCAATGATGCATAGATATTGTTTTGAAGCTCTAGACAGAACTCTAAGAGATATTCTTAGATTTAAAGATGCATCCAATTTAGATCGTCTATTTGGAGGAAAAACCGTTGTTCTTGGTGGTGACTTTAGACAAATACTTCCAGTCATTCCAAAAGGTACTAGACAAGATATTGTTAATGTAACCCTTAATTCTTCATATTTGTGGAATCACTGTCAAGTCTTAAAGCTAACAAAAAATATAAGGTTGGAAAGAAATCAGGTGGATTCACATTTGAATGATCTTAGACAATTTTCTGATTGGATTTTAGCAATAGGTGATGGTATGATTGGAAATTCTGTTGATGGTATCGATAAAGTTCACATCCCTGATGATCTTATCATCAATAATTGTGACGATCCAATTTGTCGATTGTGGAAAGTACATATCCGGATTTTTTAA
- the LOC107808779 gene encoding ATP-dependent DNA helicase RRM3-like isoform X2: MEEEKKLARNNRINIRKQKRPKVCSDKNELDDVNIDGDVAEINDATEDEDDYEEAELPNDELKNRCLQKLENLLKGCGRTLYDFPTMPTPVFNEEKVDNTNRLICEELRYNRCSLSKEHEQLLVKLTSEQKLVYDRIIKSVNEDKGGFFFLYGHGGTGKTFIWRTLSSAIRCKGDIVLTVASSGIASLLLLGGRTSHSRFAIPLNATEDSTCNIKQGTPLSKLIVKTKLIIWDEAPMMHRYCFEALDRTLRDILRFKDASNLDRLFGGKTVVLGGDFRQILPVIPKGTRQDIVNVTLNSSYLWNHCQVLKLTKNIRLERNQVDSHLNDLRQFSDWILAIGDGMIGNSVDGIDKVHIPDDLIINNCDDPICRLWKVHIRIF, encoded by the exons AACTTGACGATGTCAATATTGATGGGGATGTAGCAG AAATTAATGATGCAACTGAAGATGAAGACGACTATGAAG AGGCTGAGCTACCAAACGATGAACTAAAGAATCGTTGTCtacaaaaattggaaaatttgttGAAAGGTTGCGGAAGAACGTTATACGATTTTCCAACAATGCCAACACCGGTTTTCAATGAAGAAAAAGTTGACAACACCAATAGACTAATATGTGAAGAACTGCGTTATAATAGGTGCTCTTTGTCTAAAGAACATGAACAATTATTGGTTAAATTGACAAGTGAGCAAAAGTTAGTCTATGACAGAATTATCAAATCAGTTAATGAGGACAAAggtggatttttctttttatatggTCATGGAGGAACCGGGAAGACATTTATTTGGAGGACTTTGTCATCTGCCATCAGATGTAAGGGAGATATTGTGTTAACAGTTGCATCAAGCGGAATTGCGTCTCTTTTGTTACTAGGAGGACGAACATCTCATTCTAGATTTGCAATCCCACTCAATGCAACTGAAGATTCAACATGTAATATCAAACAAGGTACTCCTTTATCAAAATTGATTGTCAAAACAAAGTTAATTATTTGGGATGAAGCACCAATGATGCATAGATATTGTTTTGAAGCTCTAGACAGAACTCTAAGAGATATTCTTAGATTTAAAGATGCATCCAATTTAGATCGTCTATTTGGAGGAAAAACCGTTGTTCTTGGTGGTGACTTTAGACAAATACTTCCAGTCATTCCAAAAGGTACTAGACAAGATATTGTTAATGTAACCCTTAATTCTTCATATTTGTGGAATCACTGTCAAGTCTTAAAGCTAACAAAAAATATAAGGTTGGAAAGAAATCAGGTGGATTCACATTTGAATGATCTTAGACAATTTTCTGATTGGATTTTAGCAATAGGTGATGGTATGATTGGAAATTCTGTTGATGGTATCGATAAAGTTCACATCCCTGATGATCTTATCATCAATAATTGTGACGATCCAATTTGTCGATTGTGGAAAGTACATATCCGGATTTTTTAA
- the LOC107808779 gene encoding ATP-dependent DNA helicase RRM3-like isoform X3 yields MPSYLRQLFGMLLLSNSMSRPECVWEATWILLSDDILHEERRILDNPEAELPNDELKNRCLQKLENLLKGCGRTLYDFPTMPTPVFNEEKVDNTNRLICEELRYNRCSLSKEHEQLLVKLTSEQKLVYDRIIKSVNEDKGGFFFLYGHGGTGKTFIWRTLSSAIRCKGDIVLTVASSGIASLLLLGGRTSHSRFAIPLNATEDSTCNIKQGTPLSKLIVKTKLIIWDEAPMMHRYCFEALDRTLRDILRFKDASNLDRLFGGKTVVLGGDFRQILPVIPKGTRQDIVNVTLNSSYLWNHCQVLKLTKNIRLERNQVDSHLNDLRQFSDWILAIGDGMIGNSVDGIDKVHIPDDLIINNCDDPICRLWKVHIRIF; encoded by the exons ATGCCATCATATCTTAGGCAATTATTTGGTATGTTACTATTATCCAATTCAATGTCACGACCAGAATGTGTTTGGGAGGCAACATGGATTTTATTATCAGATGATATTTTACATGAAGAAAGAAGAATATTGGATAATCCAG AGGCTGAGCTACCAAACGATGAACTAAAGAATCGTTGTCtacaaaaattggaaaatttgttGAAAGGTTGCGGAAGAACGTTATACGATTTTCCAACAATGCCAACACCGGTTTTCAATGAAGAAAAAGTTGACAACACCAATAGACTAATATGTGAAGAACTGCGTTATAATAGGTGCTCTTTGTCTAAAGAACATGAACAATTATTGGTTAAATTGACAAGTGAGCAAAAGTTAGTCTATGACAGAATTATCAAATCAGTTAATGAGGACAAAggtggatttttctttttatatggTCATGGAGGAACCGGGAAGACATTTATTTGGAGGACTTTGTCATCTGCCATCAGATGTAAGGGAGATATTGTGTTAACAGTTGCATCAAGCGGAATTGCGTCTCTTTTGTTACTAGGAGGACGAACATCTCATTCTAGATTTGCAATCCCACTCAATGCAACTGAAGATTCAACATGTAATATCAAACAAGGTACTCCTTTATCAAAATTGATTGTCAAAACAAAGTTAATTATTTGGGATGAAGCACCAATGATGCATAGATATTGTTTTGAAGCTCTAGACAGAACTCTAAGAGATATTCTTAGATTTAAAGATGCATCCAATTTAGATCGTCTATTTGGAGGAAAAACCGTTGTTCTTGGTGGTGACTTTAGACAAATACTTCCAGTCATTCCAAAAGGTACTAGACAAGATATTGTTAATGTAACCCTTAATTCTTCATATTTGTGGAATCACTGTCAAGTCTTAAAGCTAACAAAAAATATAAGGTTGGAAAGAAATCAGGTGGATTCACATTTGAATGATCTTAGACAATTTTCTGATTGGATTTTAGCAATAGGTGATGGTATGATTGGAAATTCTGTTGATGGTATCGATAAAGTTCACATCCCTGATGATCTTATCATCAATAATTGTGACGATCCAATTTGTCGATTGTGGAAAGTACATATCCGGATTTTTTAA